gccgcggagGATGAGCTAATGTGCGGCGTGGGGTCTAGCCTTAAAAATATCTGGATTCCATGATCGTTGACAGCATTGATGTATTTTATTCTTGTACCATGTACACGCTATGTATTTTGCAGACAGTATTGCCTTGCTTTTCAATTTCAGGGTCCAGTGATCGTGCTCCCATGTCGGCCGAATCTAACTGTTTAACGCGCTTTCTGACAAGCCAATCAAATGTAGTTTATTTGCAGCTTACGTGGCCATCGCGGTAGCCATTCGATGGTTTCGGCATGAGGCCGTAGTGCGTGGTGGCTCCGCAGCTGAATGGGGCACCGAGTGCCGTCCCGATTTCCTAAATCACTACCATGGCATTTCTACGGAATACTGTTCGGGCTGCATCGCATgtgcgtgccgctgctgcgccgctgcggcctGCAAGAATCCCTCGCATCCAACTCGCACGTGCGTTCAGTACCGAGAACGAGAAGCCCGCTGGTAGCGGGCCGCCGAAAAACAACATTGGTCGCCTCGTGCTTGTCACTGTGGTACTCGCGTTTGGTATCACTACGGGTGTGTACGTGACCAAGTCGAAAGAGCCGCCGAACAACCCCGACAACTACTTCAAGTCGAAATATGACTTTGTCCCCACCGTAGAGGACTACCAGAAGGTGTATAATGACATTGCGAATGGTCTCGAGTCGAAGCCTGAGTACGACGCGGGCAGTTATGCTCCGATTCTTCTTCGTCTTTCGTGGCATTCCAGCGGTACGTATTCCAAGGAACGCCCTACCGGTGGCAGCAACGGTGccacgatgcgcttccCTGTCGAAGCTGGCCACGGCGCAAACAATGGCCTTGGTATTGCGCGCAACTACTTGGAGCCAATCAAGGAAAAGTACCCCTGGATCTCATACTCGGACCTTTGGACGATCGGTGGCGTATGTGCTCTCCAGGAGATGGACGGCCCCAAGATTGAATGGCGGCCGGGCCGCAAGGACAAGTCCGAGGCTGCGACCCCGCCCGATGGCCGTCTTCCGGACGGTGCAAAAGGTGCCGATCATTTGCGCAATATTTTCTACCGCCTTGGCTACAATGACCAGGAGATTGTTGCCCTGAGCGGTGCACACGGTATGGGTGAGTGCCACCGTGACCGCAGTGGTTTCGATGGTCCCTGGACCTTTACGCCCATCTCGTTTACCAACCAATTTTTCACGCTACTTCTTGACGAAACGTGGAAGCCGCGCGACTGGGATGGCAACTTCCAGTACCAGGATCAATCTTCGAAATCGTTAATGATGCTGCCGACTGATTACTGCCTGATTGAGGACCCCAGTTTCAAGAAGTATGTCGAGTTATACGCCAAGGATGAGGACCGATTCCGCGAGGACTTTAAA
This is a stretch of genomic DNA from Malassezia vespertilionis chromosome 1, complete sequence. It encodes these proteins:
- the CCP1 gene encoding cytochrome-c peroxidase (CAZy:AA2; COG:C; EggNog:ENOG503NW1F; TransMembrane:1 (i55-72o)) codes for the protein MAFLRNTVRAASHVRAAAAPLRPARIPRIQLARAFSTENEKPAGSGPPKNNIGRLVLVTVVLAFGITTGVYVTKSKEPPNNPDNYFKSKYDFVPTVEDYQKVYNDIANGLESKPEYDAGSYAPILLRLSWHSSGTYSKERPTGGSNGATMRFPVEAGHGANNGLGIARNYLEPIKEKYPWISYSDLWTIGGVCALQEMDGPKIEWRPGRKDKSEAATPPDGRLPDGAKGADHLRNIFYRLGYNDQEIVALSGAHGMGECHRDRSGFDGPWTFTPISFTNQFFTLLLDETWKPRDWDGNFQYQDQSSKSLMMLPTDYCLIEDPSFKKYVELYAKDEDRFREDFKKVYTALIEKGVPEELFEAGRKGLGGKKTIVFQTTAEQDNDKRE